In Alphaproteobacteria bacterium, one DNA window encodes the following:
- a CDS encoding type II secretion system F family protein, with protein MKLWHAKYATVLPSGLVKVDEEDYYLPTMNDVRRQLRTHGHWPIRIEQRRKPLLEWMDVRTRAWQLQLLRALRFQTTTTSAGTALLNIIENESDARRRVAFLPTRTVLKGGGAFASALKELHLFDAATLAIILAGERGGDLKGVINHAIQHIEEKGHQIKAFTGALGWLMFDIISVIGSLWGAQYGFIPYLRDAGIKSEDAAAVEKFTKSLNLAATVNGCLMWLSTLVSIGAAWVVYSFWMNRHKTDHLAARIMTRVPFFSAYLQNSSFHDTGKLMARLLRGRVPLDESIQILVGSSVEPSVRDYWSGCHRRIMAGADPMRAMARHPLNKAERDHMAKIQSVDQLAEVFEAIATERQLAAKDDQRRIILMGIMALVFLFTAVVLTMIYLLTLQNQGLNESLKGMRGGS; from the coding sequence ATGAAACTTTGGCATGCCAAATATGCTACGGTATTACCCAGCGGCCTGGTGAAGGTCGACGAGGAAGACTATTACCTTCCCACCATGAACGATGTTCGAAGGCAATTGCGTACCCATGGTCATTGGCCCATTCGCATCGAGCAGCGTCGCAAGCCGCTGTTGGAATGGATGGATGTGCGTACGCGGGCTTGGCAGTTGCAGTTGTTGCGTGCCCTACGCTTTCAGACAACAACAACCTCTGCCGGCACCGCTCTGCTTAATATTATCGAGAACGAAAGCGATGCTCGCCGCCGTGTGGCTTTTCTTCCAACCCGTACCGTGCTGAAAGGCGGCGGCGCGTTCGCCTCGGCACTTAAGGAATTGCATCTGTTCGATGCGGCCACGCTTGCTATCATCCTAGCAGGCGAACGCGGCGGCGATCTGAAAGGCGTTATTAATCATGCCATTCAGCATATCGAAGAGAAGGGGCATCAGATTAAGGCGTTTACGGGCGCATTGGGCTGGCTGATGTTTGATATCATCTCCGTGATCGGCTCTCTCTGGGGCGCTCAATACGGATTCATTCCGTATCTACGTGACGCTGGAATCAAATCTGAAGATGCGGCTGCCGTTGAGAAATTTACTAAATCCTTGAACCTAGCGGCCACAGTCAATGGCTGTTTGATGTGGCTGTCTACCCTTGTCAGCATCGGTGCCGCCTGGGTGGTTTATTCCTTCTGGATGAACCGCCATAAAACGGACCACTTGGCTGCCCGAATCATGACGCGGGTACCGTTCTTCAGCGCATATTTGCAGAATAGCTCTTTCCATGACACGGGAAAACTGATGGCGCGACTGCTGCGTGGGCGTGTGCCATTGGACGAGTCGATCCAGATCCTGGTGGGTTCATCGGTTGAGCCGAGTGTCAGAGATTACTGGTCGGGTTGCCACCGGCGCATTATGGCCGGTGCGGATCCCATGCGAGCCATGGCACGTCATCCACTGAACAAGGCGGAACGCGACCATATGGCGAAGATTCAGTCTGTAGACCAGCTGGCGGAAGTGTTTGAAGCCATCGCCACCGAACGTCAGTTGGCTGCTAAGGATGATCAACGTCGAATCATTCTTATGGGCATTATGGCCTTAGTATTTTTGTTCACAGCGGTCGTACTAACCATGATTTATCTACTGACCTTGCAAAACCAGGGCCTTAATGAGAGCCTTAAGGGCATGCGAGGAGGCAGCTAA
- a CDS encoding DUF465 domain-containing protein has product MPIVQRLQSLKRQHAKVDARLAVELARPWSDQNLVASLKHRKLSLKDLIASMQRMISNQDALDQQRRRIA; this is encoded by the coding sequence ATGCCAATCGTACAGCGTCTTCAATCACTCAAGCGGCAACATGCCAAGGTGGATGCCCGCCTTGCGGTGGAGCTGGCCCGTCCATGGTCGGACCAGAACCTGGTTGCAAGTCTTAAACACCGCAAACTTTCACTGAAAGACCTTATCGCCAGCATGCAGCGTATGATCTCTAATCAAGACGCACTTGATCAACAGCGAAGACGTATCGCTTAA
- a CDS encoding ParA family protein has product MTGRIIAVAQQKGGSGKTTLAAHMAVAWAQMGHRVATMDIDPQGSLSRWFAVREAQMGNESGLVHCQLAGWRVQKEVENLAAQHDIVLIDSPPHTQTEARLALRAADLALIPLQPSPMDMWATQPILDLAQDEQTPALLVLNRMPPRGALAEAAVAELPKLGVPIARTRLGNRIAYAAALVSGRSVTETGGSRRASEEISALAEEVLKHIIRLERKTSSTMRRKSA; this is encoded by the coding sequence ATGACAGGACGCATTATTGCCGTCGCTCAGCAAAAGGGCGGATCGGGAAAGACGACGTTGGCGGCGCATATGGCGGTCGCCTGGGCGCAAATGGGGCATCGGGTCGCCACGATGGACATCGATCCACAAGGCAGCCTCAGCCGCTGGTTCGCGGTGCGTGAGGCGCAAATGGGAAACGAATCCGGTCTGGTGCATTGCCAATTGGCCGGATGGCGCGTGCAAAAGGAAGTTGAGAATTTGGCGGCGCAGCACGATATCGTGTTGATCGACAGTCCGCCCCATACCCAGACCGAGGCCCGTCTGGCTCTTCGCGCGGCGGACCTGGCCTTGATCCCCTTACAGCCCAGCCCCATGGATATGTGGGCCACTCAGCCCATTTTAGACCTGGCGCAAGACGAGCAGACCCCTGCCCTATTGGTCCTAAACCGCATGCCCCCGCGCGGAGCCTTGGCCGAGGCAGCCGTGGCGGAATTACCGAAACTGGGCGTACCCATCGCGCGGACGAGACTGGGCAACCGCATCGCCTATGCCGCCGCCTTGGTCAGCGGCCGCAGCGTCACCGAAACCGGCGGCTCCCGCCGCGCCAGCGAAGAAATCAGCGCCTTGGCGGAAGAGGTCTTGAAGCATATCATCCGCCTCGAACGGAAAACTTCATCTACAATGCGGCGCAAAAGCGCGTGA
- a CDS encoding potassium-transporting ATPase subunit C — protein sequence MRGLTPESLRALVAAHTAPRQFGLLGEARVNVLELNMALDRMAGQSRAFAPR from the coding sequence GTGCGCGGCCTGACGCCGGAATCCCTGCGCGCTCTGGTGGCCGCGCACACCGCGCCCCGACAATTCGGCCTTTTGGGCGAAGCAAGGGTCAATGTGCTGGAGCTGAATATGGCCCTGGATAGGATGGCTGGGCAATCACGCGCTTTTGCGCCGAGATAA
- the kdpC gene encoding potassium-transporting ATPase subunit KdpC, producing the protein MIRQALRPALTLLAAFTVLLGLVYPALVTAVLQGAFPQQSQGSLIYDATGRLMGSSLIGQSFSAPGYFWSRPSATMMVPYNAAASGASNWGMNAPALLADVAQRVTALRHVDPGNDSPVPVDLVTASASGLDPHITVAAAQYQLPRVARVRGMPVEQLRILLAAHTTPRQFGLLGEARVNVLELNMALDRNHQ; encoded by the coding sequence ATGATCCGGCAAGCCTTGCGCCCTGCATTGACACTGTTGGCGGCCTTTACCGTGCTGCTGGGATTGGTCTATCCGGCATTGGTGACGGCTGTGCTGCAAGGGGCCTTCCCGCAGCAGTCGCAGGGTAGCTTGATCTATGATGCGACGGGGCGGCTGATGGGATCATCGCTCATCGGTCAGTCTTTTTCTGCGCCGGGTTATTTCTGGTCACGCCCTTCGGCCACCATGATGGTCCCTTATAATGCCGCCGCCTCAGGGGCAAGCAATTGGGGAATGAACGCCCCCGCTTTGCTGGCCGATGTCGCGCAGCGTGTGACGGCACTTAGACATGTCGATCCGGGAAATGACTCGCCGGTGCCTGTCGATCTGGTCACCGCATCGGCCAGCGGCCTTGATCCGCATATCACCGTTGCGGCAGCGCAGTATCAGTTGCCGCGCGTGGCGCGCGTGCGCGGTATGCCGGTGGAACAGCTCCGCATCCTGCTGGCCGCGCATACCACGCCCCGACAATTCGGCCTTTTGGGCGAAGCAAGGGTCAATGTGCTGGAGCTGAACATGGCCCTGGATAGGAATCATCAATAG
- the kdpB gene encoding potassium-transporting ATPase subunit KdpB — MPRHPAASSALLSGPILGAAILLSFKRLWPMHQLRNPVMFCVYMGALVSTLCAVFPMPGSAEPSWFVVSIALCLWVTILFANFAESLAEGRGKAQAATLKAARQDTPAKLLANADKRELYKIVSSTSLKRDDIVLVCAGDMVPGDGQVIAGAASIDESAVTGESAPVIRAANGDRDSVIAGTCVLSDEIVVRITAGAGESFLDSMIALVEGAKRQKTPNEIALSILLAAMSLIFLIVVVTLLPFSIFAVQRAGQGTSVGVVTLIALLVCLIPTTIGGLLSAIGIAGMDRLIRANVIAKSGRAVEAAGDVNVLLLDKTGTITLGNRQAAAFMPVEGVSSARLAQAAMLSSLADDTPEGVSIVALAQSLGQVAPDASLPQGEFIPFSAETRLSGIKGNGHCVMKGAGDAIERHVRSLGGVVPQDARNLAEQIARQGGTPLWVADGAQVLGIIHLKDIIKPGIRQRLADLRRMGIKSIMVTGDNPLTAATIAAEAGVNDYMAEATPKTKLEYIRKMQAGGEMVAMVGDGTNDAPALAQADVAVVMNSGTQAAKEAGNMIDLDSDPTKLIEVVLIGKQMLMTRGALTTFSMANDLAKYFAIIPAALAGTYPGLMRLNVMQLSSPGSAILSAVIFNALIVVALIPLALRGVRYRPIGAAALLRHNSLVYGLGGVAAPFVGIKLVDMMLKMMGAV; from the coding sequence ATGCCTCGCCACCCTGCCGCATCATCCGCTTTGCTTTCCGGCCCGATCTTGGGCGCGGCGATTCTGTTATCCTTTAAGCGTCTGTGGCCGATGCACCAGTTGCGCAATCCGGTGATGTTTTGCGTCTATATGGGTGCCCTAGTCAGCACCCTATGCGCCGTGTTCCCTATGCCTGGAAGTGCCGAGCCTTCTTGGTTCGTGGTGTCGATTGCGCTGTGCCTATGGGTGACGATTCTATTCGCCAATTTCGCCGAGAGTTTGGCCGAGGGCAGGGGTAAGGCCCAAGCCGCGACGCTCAAGGCCGCCAGGCAAGACACGCCCGCCAAATTGCTAGCAAACGCCGATAAACGCGAATTGTATAAGATCGTCTCGTCCACGTCCTTGAAGCGGGACGATATCGTGCTTGTCTGCGCGGGCGACATGGTGCCCGGGGACGGTCAGGTGATCGCAGGCGCGGCCTCAATCGACGAAAGCGCGGTCACGGGTGAAAGCGCGCCGGTGATCCGCGCAGCGAATGGCGACCGCGATTCGGTCATCGCGGGCACATGCGTTTTGTCGGATGAGATCGTGGTGCGTATTACGGCAGGGGCGGGGGAAAGCTTTCTCGATTCCATGATCGCCTTGGTCGAGGGCGCGAAACGGCAGAAGACTCCCAACGAGATCGCCTTATCGATCCTGCTGGCGGCGATGAGCTTGATCTTTCTGATCGTGGTGGTGACGCTGCTGCCGTTCTCGATCTTTGCCGTGCAAAGGGCGGGGCAGGGGACTTCCGTGGGCGTGGTGACGTTGATTGCCTTGCTGGTGTGCCTTATCCCTACGACCATCGGCGGTTTGCTTTCGGCCATCGGCATTGCGGGCATGGACCGGTTGATCCGCGCCAATGTGATCGCCAAATCAGGCCGCGCGGTGGAAGCGGCGGGCGATGTAAATGTGTTGTTGCTGGATAAGACGGGCACCATCACCCTTGGCAATCGTCAGGCGGCGGCCTTTATGCCGGTCGAAGGCGTATCCTCGGCTCGGCTTGCCCAAGCGGCGATGCTGTCGTCACTGGCCGACGACACGCCCGAAGGAGTCAGCATCGTGGCTTTGGCCCAGTCTTTGGGACAGGTCGCGCCGGATGCGTCGCTTCCGCAGGGCGAGTTTATTCCCTTTAGCGCTGAAACCCGTTTGTCCGGAATCAAGGGCAACGGCCATTGCGTCATGAAGGGCGCGGGCGATGCCATAGAGCGTCATGTGCGCAGCTTGGGCGGTGTCGTGCCGCAAGATGCCCGTAACCTGGCCGAACAGATCGCGCGTCAAGGCGGCACGCCGCTATGGGTGGCCGATGGCGCGCAGGTGCTGGGCATTATTCATCTAAAGGACATCATCAAACCGGGCATTCGCCAACGACTGGCTGATCTGCGCCGCATGGGAATCAAAAGCATCATGGTCACGGGCGACAATCCGCTGACCGCCGCCACCATCGCCGCCGAAGCGGGGGTGAATGATTACATGGCCGAGGCCACGCCCAAGACCAAGCTGGAATATATCCGCAAGATGCAAGCGGGGGGCGAGATGGTGGCCATGGTGGGCGATGGCACCAACGATGCGCCCGCTTTGGCCCAGGCCGATGTGGCGGTGGTGATGAACAGCGGCACCCAGGCGGCCAAGGAAGCCGGGAACATGATCGATCTAGACAGCGACCCCACAAAATTGATCGAGGTGGTCTTGATCGGCAAACAAATGCTGATGACTCGCGGCGCGTTGACGACTTTCAGCATGGCCAATGATCTGGCTAAATATTTCGCCATCATCCCCGCCGCTTTGGCCGGAACCTATCCGGGACTGATGCGCTTGAATGTGATGCAGCTGTCCAGTCCCGGCAGTGCCATTTTGTCGGCGGTGATCTTTAATGCGCTGATCGTCGTGGCCCTTATTCCTCTGGCTCTGCGCGGCGTGCGGTATCGGCCCATCGGCGCGGCGGCGTTGTTGCGGCACAACAGTTTGGTCTATGGATTGGGCGGCGTGGCGGCCCCGTTTGTGGGAATCAAGCTGGTGGATATGATGCTTAAAATGATGGGGGCCGTGTGA
- a CDS encoding potassium-transporting ATPase subunit F, translating to MTVAYLALSLLVGGLFVYLLVALLKPEMFP from the coding sequence ATGACCGTCGCATATCTTGCTCTAAGCCTCTTGGTCGGAGGGCTTTTCGTCTATCTATTGGTGGCATTGCTGAAACCGGAGATGTTTCCATGA
- a CDS encoding DNA polymerase III subunit chi — MTDIRFYHLTRTPLEHALPDLLTKTLDKGWRAVVRTSSPERCEALTQALWTARPDSFLPHGNRQDGEAARQPIWLTDQDDNPNGATVLFLTDGASLADATGYNLICDLFDGRDPEAVQAARARWKERQTAGHSLTYWRQEERGWQEVKSEQGKDTA; from the coding sequence ATGACCGATATTCGCTTCTATCACCTAACCCGCACGCCGCTTGAACATGCCCTGCCCGATTTACTTACCAAGACATTGGACAAGGGCTGGCGTGCCGTGGTGAGAACATCCTCGCCCGAACGGTGCGAGGCTCTGACCCAGGCTCTATGGACCGCCAGGCCCGATAGCTTCCTGCCTCATGGCAATCGCCAGGACGGCGAGGCGGCGCGTCAGCCCATATGGCTGACCGATCAAGACGACAATCCCAACGGAGCCACCGTGCTGTTCCTGACCGATGGCGCGTCTTTGGCGGATGCAACGGGATATAACCTGATCTGCGATTTATTCGATGGCCGCGACCCCGAGGCCGTTCAAGCCGCGCGGGCAAGGTGGAAGGAAAGACAAACTGCGGGACATAGCCTGACCTATTGGCGGCAGGAAGAACGCGGCTGGCAAGAGGTCAAGAGCGAGCAAGGAAAAGACACCGCATGA
- a CDS encoding prepilin peptidase — protein sequence MIAIPIIQSTLIASATASLGALAAMALSGRDLTADTSPNTARRLGLTLPPVAAALGAVWGWRCGLQAEPWDVLLLAAAAMGVLVTLATIDARCGLLPNRLNLTLALLGLAWAFLGHGHLWNLASALFLGGTGSLVLLIGRRWRGVDMIGMGDIKFLAMAGLWLPPWTVGWYMAGAGVMGVLTHVVLGRLERNQAAPFGPALCTALILALLALHW from the coding sequence ATGATCGCCATTCCCATCATCCAATCGACGCTGATCGCTTCGGCCACCGCAAGCTTAGGTGCGCTGGCGGCTATGGCCCTCAGTGGACGTGACCTGACCGCCGATACATCGCCAAACACGGCCCGCAGGCTCGGCCTGACCCTGCCCCCCGTCGCGGCGGCTTTGGGCGCTGTATGGGGCTGGCGTTGCGGACTTCAGGCCGAGCCTTGGGACGTGTTATTGTTGGCCGCCGCCGCCATGGGCGTGCTGGTGACGCTGGCCACCATCGACGCGCGTTGCGGCCTGTTGCCCAACCGGCTGAACTTGACATTGGCTCTCCTGGGCTTGGCGTGGGCCTTCTTGGGTCATGGGCATCTATGGAACCTGGCCAGCGCCTTGTTTCTGGGCGGAACGGGCAGCCTGGTGCTGCTGATCGGGCGAAGATGGCGCGGCGTGGACATGATCGGCATGGGCGATATCAAATTCCTGGCCATGGCTGGGCTGTGGCTGCCGCCTTGGACGGTGGGCTGGTATATGGCCGGGGCGGGGGTCATGGGCGTTTTAACCCATGTCGTTTTGGGGCGACTGGAACGCAACCAGGCAGCACCCTTTGGCCCTGCTCTATGCACCGCTCTAATCCTTGCCCTGCTGGCCCTGCACTGGTAG
- the rlmN gene encoding 23S rRNA (adenine(2503)-C(2))-methyltransferase RlmN: MGIESHVTSFAPEVVDATGRRDLVGLSREELVAAIAELGMESFRARQLWHWIYQRGVTDFESMSTLAKAARPQMAEHFVVGRPQIAQDMKSQDGTRKWLVRLEDKHEIETVHIPQEDRGTLCISSQVGCTLACRFCHTGTQKLVRNLNANEILGQFMRARDVLDDWSVKPGDRKITNIVLMGMGEPLYNYENVAKAMKIVMDCDGIAFSRRRITLSTSGVVPMMNRAALELGVNLAVSLHAVTDELRDQLVPLNRKYPIKELLDACRNYPGTHNARRITFEYVMLKGVNDSPAEARALVKLLRGIPAKVNLIPFNPWPGAPYERSTNKAIQAFGDIVNQAGYASPVRTPRGTDILAACGQLRSESVRQRKSEISGAPGA, from the coding sequence ATGGGTATCGAGAGTCACGTCACTTCTTTTGCGCCTGAGGTGGTAGACGCCACGGGGCGGCGCGATCTGGTAGGATTGTCGCGCGAAGAACTGGTGGCGGCAATCGCCGAGCTGGGCATGGAGTCCTTCCGCGCCCGTCAGCTGTGGCATTGGATCTATCAGCGCGGCGTGACGGATTTTGAGTCCATGTCCACTTTGGCCAAGGCCGCGCGGCCCCAGATGGCCGAGCATTTCGTGGTTGGCCGTCCTCAGATCGCCCAAGACATGAAATCGCAGGACGGCACCCGCAAATGGCTGGTGCGCCTGGAGGACAAGCACGAGATCGAGACCGTGCATATCCCACAAGAAGACCGGGGCACCTTATGCATCTCGTCGCAAGTCGGCTGCACCCTGGCTTGCCGATTCTGCCATACCGGCACGCAAAAACTGGTGCGTAACCTGAATGCCAATGAGATTCTGGGCCAGTTCATGCGCGCCCGCGATGTGCTGGATGATTGGTCGGTCAAGCCGGGTGATCGGAAGATCACCAACATCGTCCTGATGGGCATGGGCGAGCCATTGTACAATTACGAGAACGTCGCCAAGGCCATGAAGATCGTCATGGACTGCGACGGGATCGCCTTTTCGCGGCGGCGCATCACTTTGTCTACCTCGGGCGTCGTGCCGATGATGAACCGCGCGGCGTTAGAGCTTGGGGTCAATCTTGCCGTCAGTTTGCATGCCGTGACCGATGAATTGCGCGACCAGCTGGTGCCGCTGAACCGCAAATATCCGATCAAGGAATTGCTGGACGCCTGCCGCAACTACCCTGGCACCCACAACGCGCGACGCATCACGTTCGAATATGTGATGCTCAAAGGCGTGAACGACTCGCCCGCCGAGGCCCGCGCCTTGGTCAAGCTGTTGCGCGGCATTCCTGCCAAGGTCAATCTGATCCCCTTCAACCCCTGGCCCGGCGCGCCTTACGAGCGATCGACCAACAAAGCGATCCAGGCATTCGGCGACATCGTGAACCAGGCCGGTTACGCCAGCCCCGTGCGTACGCCGCGCGGCACGGATATCCTGGCCGCTTGCGGCCAGCTGCGTTCGGAAAGCGTAAGGCAGCGCAAATCGGAGATATCGGGCGCGCCAGGTGCTTGA
- a CDS encoding peptidase domain-containing ABC transporter — translation MESPQPLLSHHVDPPLKEPPATGATDGTLRGRLLRCLRAAFEGMGKPVSESDLQISGPSLSETPGLAEMALISRRLGYRARVTPFDPGHLDRLPCPFVLLTRDGKTCLTVLRADNDRVLVHDPATSRTEDTSARDLPQGKADILLLKTGGEEVSWREMLWRQIRGVMRPIIASSVAINIFALLLPLVSIIVFNKVIGNRALSTLDVLAIGASVAYIFDTALRALRGYLSVHTGARLDAQIGSQAVAHLLRLPLTYFENTPTGLQSERLRQLDFIRTFLTGQMPMVVVDLVFGIVLFAALLAIDVRLGAVVLGSVPIFLLLSVWADRSQRALSNKTFAAQAARGSSLNEILHNAHTVKALALESDMETRHGERLARSAQAGFEASHHSNMVLALSNGLMMFISLLVLYLGARFASDNTLTLGELVAFNMLTVRALTPIRQVVTTWHSLRETQMAFRRIDELMNEEQEPGIAQMGSYPRLRGTLRADNLGYTYPGTTRPALRGVNFALPTGTMTGIIGPSGCGKSTLAKIILGLYPPGEGRVLVDAFDLRQISPFTLRREIGYVPQDNHLFAGSVRENIVMGAPDTSPARAMMAAQYVGAHDFIQRLPQGYDTILTEGGFGLSAGQRQLLCVARALAREPRILILDEATSALDVQTEDRLLRALRQATKPVGLTVLFITHRLPTLRICDQIVMLRDGMVERAGPADHILNALMAPPPSAAPTESPLPASDKNGGAA, via the coding sequence TTGGAGAGTCCGCAACCGTTGTTAAGCCATCACGTCGATCCCCCGTTAAAGGAACCACCCGCCACAGGCGCGACGGATGGAACGCTGCGCGGCCGCCTATTGCGCTGTCTGCGCGCGGCGTTCGAGGGGATGGGCAAACCGGTTTCGGAAAGCGATCTTCAAATCTCCGGCCCCTCTTTATCCGAGACGCCCGGTTTGGCCGAGATGGCCTTGATCTCGCGCCGTCTGGGCTATCGTGCGCGGGTGACGCCATTCGACCCCGGCCATTTGGACCGCCTGCCCTGTCCCTTTGTGCTGCTGACGCGCGATGGGAAAACATGCCTGACCGTGCTGCGCGCCGATAACGACCGAGTCCTGGTTCATGATCCCGCCACGTCGCGCACGGAAGACACATCGGCGCGTGATCTGCCGCAGGGTAAGGCCGATATTCTACTGCTGAAGACCGGTGGCGAGGAGGTCAGCTGGCGCGAGATGCTCTGGCGACAAATCCGGGGCGTGATGAGGCCGATCATCGCCTCGTCCGTGGCGATCAACATCTTCGCCCTGCTTCTGCCTTTGGTTTCCATCATCGTCTTCAACAAAGTGATCGGCAATCGGGCGCTTTCAACCTTAGACGTCTTAGCCATCGGTGCCAGCGTTGCCTATATCTTCGACACCGCCTTGCGCGCGTTGCGCGGATATCTTTCCGTCCATACCGGGGCGCGTCTGGACGCCCAGATTGGCAGCCAGGCGGTGGCGCATCTGCTGCGCCTGCCATTGACCTATTTCGAGAACACGCCCACCGGTTTGCAGTCCGAGCGTTTGCGTCAACTGGATTTCATTCGCACCTTCCTAACCGGCCAAATGCCCATGGTGGTGGTGGATTTGGTGTTCGGCATTGTGTTGTTCGCCGCGCTGCTGGCCATCGATGTGCGGCTGGGTGCGGTGGTGCTGGGCAGCGTTCCCATATTCCTGTTGCTGTCGGTGTGGGCCGACCGTTCGCAGCGTGCGCTGAGCAACAAGACCTTTGCCGCGCAAGCCGCGCGTGGCAGCTCGCTGAACGAAATCTTGCACAACGCGCATACCGTCAAGGCCTTGGCGTTGGAAAGCGACATGGAGACGCGCCACGGAGAACGTCTGGCCCGCTCGGCGCAAGCCGGGTTCGAGGCCAGCCACCACAGCAATATGGTGCTGGCGCTCAGCAACGGCCTGATGATGTTCATCAGTCTGCTGGTGCTGTATTTGGGGGCGCGTTTCGCCAGCGACAACACCCTGACCCTGGGCGAATTGGTGGCCTTTAACATGCTGACGGTGCGCGCTTTGACGCCCATTCGTCAGGTCGTGACCACTTGGCACAGTCTGCGCGAAACGCAAATGGCGTTCCGCCGTATCGACGAGCTGATGAACGAGGAGCAGGAACCCGGCATCGCTCAAATGGGTTCCTACCCACGCCTGCGCGGCACCTTACGCGCCGATAATCTGGGCTATACCTATCCCGGCACGACGCGGCCGGCCTTACGCGGAGTGAATTTCGCACTGCCCACGGGCACCATGACGGGGATCATCGGGCCATCGGGATGCGGTAAAAGCACCTTGGCCAAGATCATTTTGGGGCTGTATCCCCCCGGCGAAGGGCGTGTGTTGGTGGATGCGTTCGATTTGCGTCAGATATCGCCCTTTACCTTGCGCCGCGAGATTGGTTATGTGCCGCAGGACAATCATCTGTTCGCGGGCAGCGTGCGCGAGAATATCGTGATGGGCGCGCCCGACACCTCGCCCGCCCGCGCCATGATGGCGGCGCAATATGTGGGCGCGCATGACTTCATTCAGCGTCTGCCCCAAGGCTATGACACCATCCTGACCGAGGGTGGCTTTGGCCTTAGCGCCGGTCAAAGACAGCTGTTATGCGTCGCGCGCGCTCTGGCGCGTGAGCCGCGCATCTTAATCTTGGACGAGGCCACATCCGCCCTAGATGTGCAAACGGAAGACCGCTTGCTGCGCGCCTTGCGTCAGGCGACCAAGCCGGTGGGGCTGACGGTTCTGTTCATCACCCATCGTCTACCTACCTTGCGCATCTGCGATCAAATCGTGATGCTGCGCGACGGCATGGTCGAACGTGCGGGACCGGCAGATCATATCTTGAACGCCTTGATGGCACCGCCGCCGTCTGCCGCCCCCACAGAATCGCCCCTGCCCGCCTCGGACAAGAACGGGGGCGCGGCGTGA